In the Tribolium castaneum strain GA2 chromosome 1, icTriCast1.1, whole genome shotgun sequence genome, one interval contains:
- the LOC103313845 gene encoding chymotrypsin-1 isoform X2, producing MVVLGKNLIEKSVPEARIVGGSYAQNHKYQFIVSIRYGFKEQHGCGGTILGPNVVLTAAHCLYLRDPISVRYGSNNLLENNVRNVIIYGIYHHDYNPKTFRNDIAVLHLRDTIKFCESVKPVVLGKLKSLHQPVEVVGWGSVNPKDPISISNELKVVEMRALYPRNCKKQMAKKYKSLIFSTHICTRGTRGRGDCQGDSGGPLLDKNENQIGIVSWGVSCANKSPNIYTNVEPYFTWLKDKTKINLNIDNK from the exons ATGGTAG TTTTAGGGAAAAACCTAATCGAAAAATCCGTTCCTGAGGCACGAATAGTTGGAGGTAGTTATGCTCAAAACCACAAATACCAATTTATCGTCTCCATCAGATACGGATTTAAAGAACAACATGGATGTGGTGGTACCATCCTTGGACCCAACGTTGTTCTGACAGCAGCGCATTGTCTTTATTTACGTGATCC TATTTCAGTAAGATATGGTTCGAATAATTTGCTTGAGAACAATGTAAGAAACGTTATCATTTATGGAATATACCATCATGACTATAATCCAAAAACTTTTCGAAATGACATTGCCGTTCTACATTTACGCGACACCATAAAATTTTGTGAGAGTGTCAAACCGGTGGTTCTGGGTAAACTAAAATCGTTACACCAGCCTGTGGAAGTCGTAGGCTGGGGTTCTGTGAACCCTAAAGACCCCATTTCCATATCAAATGAACTCAAAGTGGTGGAAATGAGAGCACTCTACCctcgaaattgtaaaaaacaaatggcaaaaaaatataaatcgcTCATTTTTTCAACACATATTTGCACTAGAGGCACAAGAGGAAGAGGCGACTGCCAGGGAGACTCTGGAGGCCCGCTTCTagacaaaaatgaaaatcagATCGGAATTGTGTCTTGGGGAGTCTCATGTGCCAATAAATCACCTAATATTTATACCAACGTGGAACCTTATTTTACGTGGTTGAaggacaaaacaaaaattaatttaaatattgacAATAAATag
- the LOC103313845 gene encoding chymotrypsin-1 isoform X1, protein MTTTLMTILLFKITDVLGKNLIEKSVPEARIVGGSYAQNHKYQFIVSIRYGFKEQHGCGGTILGPNVVLTAAHCLYLRDPISVRYGSNNLLENNVRNVIIYGIYHHDYNPKTFRNDIAVLHLRDTIKFCESVKPVVLGKLKSLHQPVEVVGWGSVNPKDPISISNELKVVEMRALYPRNCKKQMAKKYKSLIFSTHICTRGTRGRGDCQGDSGGPLLDKNENQIGIVSWGVSCANKSPNIYTNVEPYFTWLKDKTKINLNIDNK, encoded by the exons ATGACAACCACACTTATGACCatacttttgtttaaaataacagATG TTTTAGGGAAAAACCTAATCGAAAAATCCGTTCCTGAGGCACGAATAGTTGGAGGTAGTTATGCTCAAAACCACAAATACCAATTTATCGTCTCCATCAGATACGGATTTAAAGAACAACATGGATGTGGTGGTACCATCCTTGGACCCAACGTTGTTCTGACAGCAGCGCATTGTCTTTATTTACGTGATCC TATTTCAGTAAGATATGGTTCGAATAATTTGCTTGAGAACAATGTAAGAAACGTTATCATTTATGGAATATACCATCATGACTATAATCCAAAAACTTTTCGAAATGACATTGCCGTTCTACATTTACGCGACACCATAAAATTTTGTGAGAGTGTCAAACCGGTGGTTCTGGGTAAACTAAAATCGTTACACCAGCCTGTGGAAGTCGTAGGCTGGGGTTCTGTGAACCCTAAAGACCCCATTTCCATATCAAATGAACTCAAAGTGGTGGAAATGAGAGCACTCTACCctcgaaattgtaaaaaacaaatggcaaaaaaatataaatcgcTCATTTTTTCAACACATATTTGCACTAGAGGCACAAGAGGAAGAGGCGACTGCCAGGGAGACTCTGGAGGCCCGCTTCTagacaaaaatgaaaatcagATCGGAATTGTGTCTTGGGGAGTCTCATGTGCCAATAAATCACCTAATATTTATACCAACGTGGAACCTTATTTTACGTGGTTGAaggacaaaacaaaaattaatttaaatattgacAATAAATag
- the LOC103313848 gene encoding cuticle protein 63 gives MFKIVIFLVSIASALAKPGLLHGVAAPVAVAAPVIAPTAVSQQTRHDIIHPGVITYTTAHAAPVVAAAPVAVAAPAVRVSSAATSSLDVRRPVAVGVVGHAGGLGYGGAGLGLGGAGLGLGGVGLGLGGVGLGLGGGLGHGVHGYGK, from the coding sequence atgttcaaaatcgTCATTTTCCTCGTCTCCATTGCGTCCGCTCTTGCGAAACCCGGACTCCTGCACGGAGTGGCGGCTCCGGTGGCGGTGGCCGCTCCGGTCATCGCCCCAACGGCCGTCAGTCAACAGACAAGACACGACATCATCCACCCCGGAGTCATCACCTACACCACCGCTCACGCCGCTCCGGTGGTCGCCGCAGCGCCCGTTGCAGTGGCCGCTCCGGCGGTCCGGGTTTCCAGCGCTGCCACCTCTAGTCTTGATGTTCGCCGTCCGGTTGCTGTCGGAGTCGTTGGACACGCCGGAGGACTGGGATATGGGGGCGCTGGACTGGGGCTAGGGGGCGCCGGACTGGGCTTAGGGGGCGTCGGACTGGGACTTGGAGGCGTGGGGTTGGGGTTAGGGGGAGGACTTGGGCATGGAGTGCACGGATATGGCAAATAA
- the MFK3-12 gene encoding cuticle protein 38 precursor encodes MFKFVVALSLLAVAKAGNLGLAYSAPVVAAPIAHVAPVAHYAAPVAHYAAPVAHVAAAPVAVKTAVPVATSYQNTFKISKTAVPVVAAAPVVKAAPVVSYAAPVVKAVHAAPALSYAAAPAFAYGGLHHF; translated from the exons atgttcaaattc GTAGTCGCTCTCTCCCTCTTGGCCGTTGCTAAAGCCGGCAATCTCGGTTTGGCCTACTCTGCCCCCGTCGTAGCCGCCCCCATCGCCCACGTCGCCCCTGTCGCTCACTACGCCGCCCCCGTCGCTCACTACGCCGCCCCCGTCGCCCACGTCGCCGCTGCCCCCGTGGCCGTCAAAACCGCCGTCCCAGTCGCCACCTCTTACCAAAACACCTTCAaa ATTTCTAAGACTGCTGTCCCAGTTGTCGCTGCTGCCCCCGTCGTCAAAGCCGCTCCCGTTGTTTCCTACGCCGCCCCCGTAGTCAAAGCTGTGCATGCCGCTCCAGCTTTGTCCTATGCCGCCGCCCCCGCTTTCGCCTACGGCGGACTCCACCACTTCTAA